The proteins below come from a single Planktothrix tepida PCC 9214 genomic window:
- the egtD gene encoding L-histidine N(alpha)-methyltransferase encodes MLIENLKLKKGNVMLTTCLQSIDKSNQHLNREGEDVIQGLTNEFKYLPPKYFYDDHGSNLFEQICELPEYYPTRTEASILSQYADEIAQITGGCELVELGSGSSTKTLFLLDAYQKIANQSQYIPIDVSGGILNSTVVKLQQQYPTFSIQGLIGTYEQALVKLESTPVSSRIIFFLGSSMGNFNPRDCDIFLSQIAKTLQPGDYFLLGIDLQKPKEILEPAYNDSQGVTAAFNLNMLSHLNWRFQGNFDLNSFTHQAIYNQEDHQIEMYLNCQKSHWVSLDRLDFKIFLAKGESILTEISRKFDLASLQKQLEYKHLKTVKIWTDPKQWFGLILCQAGNDFVDKIEQ; translated from the coding sequence ATGTTGATAGAAAATTTAAAATTAAAAAAAGGGAACGTGATGTTAACAACTTGTTTGCAAAGTATTGATAAATCAAATCAACATCTAAATCGGGAGGGTGAAGATGTTATTCAAGGATTAACTAACGAATTTAAGTATTTACCGCCCAAATATTTTTACGACGATCACGGATCAAATTTATTTGAACAAATTTGCGAGTTACCCGAATATTACCCCACTCGAACAGAAGCCTCAATTTTGAGCCAATATGCCGATGAAATTGCTCAAATTACAGGGGGTTGTGAACTGGTAGAATTAGGGAGTGGCAGTTCTACAAAAACACTATTTCTGTTAGATGCTTATCAAAAAATTGCCAATCAATCTCAATATATTCCCATTGATGTAAGCGGTGGCATACTTAACTCTACCGTTGTCAAACTACAACAACAATATCCGACTTTCTCAATTCAAGGATTAATCGGAACCTACGAACAAGCCCTGGTTAAGCTAGAATCAACCCCAGTATCATCACGGATAATTTTTTTCTTAGGGAGTTCTATGGGGAATTTTAATCCTAGAGACTGTGATATTTTCTTAAGTCAAATTGCCAAAACATTACAACCCGGTGATTACTTCCTATTAGGAATTGATTTACAAAAACCCAAAGAAATATTAGAGCCAGCTTATAACGATAGTCAGGGCGTTACCGCAGCTTTTAATCTTAATATGCTTTCCCATTTGAATTGGCGTTTTCAAGGCAATTTTGACCTAAATTCATTCACCCATCAAGCGATTTACAATCAAGAGGATCATCAAATCGAGATGTATCTGAATTGCCAAAAGAGTCATTGGGTATCCCTAGACCGTTTAGATTTTAAAATTTTCTTAGCTAAGGGAGAATCCATTCTCACAGAAATTTCTCGCAAATTTGATTTAGCATCTCTACAAAAACAACTGGAGTACAAGCACCTCAAAACCGTAAAAATTTGGACTGATCCAAAACAATGGTTTGGGTTAATTCTTTGTCAAGCTGGAAACGATTTTGTTGATAAAATTGAACAATAA